Proteins encoded in a region of the Paramagnetospirillum magneticum AMB-1 genome:
- a CDS encoding tetratricopeptide repeat protein yields MRIAAWVAALLALSLPLAAGVGAAPKTAAKPAAAVAEARHASLAALAAGGDMDAQYQLAVAYRDGTHGLKPDPHTALVWFTLAGAEGHVGAAIEAAKAYQAGKGAARDLNSAGNWWYKAGTLGHAAARTRWVELFVEGEVHAIGSRDGVSWLAEAAQAGDLRAMMGLADVLERGQGVPPDLDQAEALYRQAALLNGDIEARFRLGRLLLSRPAMWRNPAEEEWNAQAAERKSHPFGAVWYAAKPANADEIKSVQLRPGINEGERWLRSAARRGHVEAQYLLGSAKVAGLELPMDMVEGVAWLEAAAVQGHAEALFELGNLAAKGQGFYAKDPVRAWVMYELAAGQGEENAKAARDAIAKGMNPRQSGRARQLVQELRELAGL; encoded by the coding sequence ATGAGGATCGCCGCTTGGGTTGCCGCGCTGCTCGCTCTCTCGTTGCCTCTGGCCGCCGGTGTCGGGGCGGCGCCGAAGACGGCGGCCAAGCCGGCCGCCGCCGTCGCCGAGGCGCGGCACGCCAGTCTGGCAGCCTTGGCCGCCGGCGGTGACATGGATGCCCAGTATCAGTTGGCCGTGGCCTATCGTGACGGAACCCACGGGCTCAAGCCAGACCCCCACACGGCACTGGTGTGGTTCACCCTGGCCGGGGCCGAGGGGCATGTGGGCGCCGCCATCGAGGCGGCCAAGGCCTATCAGGCCGGCAAGGGCGCGGCGCGTGACCTCAATTCCGCAGGCAATTGGTGGTACAAGGCGGGGACCCTGGGCCATGCGGCGGCGCGGACCCGATGGGTCGAGCTGTTCGTCGAGGGCGAGGTGCACGCCATCGGTAGCCGCGACGGGGTGTCCTGGCTGGCCGAGGCCGCCCAGGCCGGTGATCTGCGGGCCATGATGGGCTTGGCCGACGTGCTGGAGCGCGGCCAGGGCGTGCCGCCGGATCTGGACCAGGCCGAGGCGCTTTACCGTCAGGCGGCGCTGCTGAACGGCGATATCGAGGCGCGGTTCCGCCTCGGGCGCCTGCTGCTGTCGCGCCCGGCCATGTGGCGCAATCCCGCCGAGGAGGAATGGAACGCCCAGGCCGCCGAGCGCAAGAGCCATCCCTTCGGCGCGGTGTGGTACGCGGCCAAGCCGGCCAATGCCGACGAGATCAAATCGGTGCAGCTGCGTCCCGGCATCAACGAGGGCGAGCGCTGGCTCCGGTCCGCCGCCCGCCGGGGACATGTGGAGGCGCAGTATCTGCTGGGCTCGGCCAAGGTGGCGGGGCTTGAACTGCCCATGGACATGGTCGAGGGCGTGGCCTGGCTGGAAGCCGCCGCCGTACAGGGGCACGCCGAGGCGCTGTTCGAGCTGGGCAATCTGGCAGCCAAGGGCCAGGGCTTCTATGCCAAGGACCCGGTACGGGCCTGGGTCATGTACGAGCTTGCCGCCGGCCAGGGCGAGGAGAATGCCAAGGCCGCCCGCGATGCCATCGCCAAGGGCATGAATCCGCGCCAGTCGGGCCGCGCCCGCCAGCTGGTCCAGGAATTACGGGAGTTGGCCGGGCTCTGA
- a CDS encoding Hpt domain-containing protein, protein MAGDGDLPELSPEALARAEAALAGLSGRYLEWAAADAARLRACLDEAQTPQADLARLIPRLFTISHDMKGQAATFGYPLVSELGERLCRMIEDNPTPGPEGLARLARLGEGMARIIAERLEGDGGDAGKALLDDCGSEPGQLP, encoded by the coding sequence ATGGCCGGAGACGGCGACCTTCCCGAACTGTCCCCCGAGGCCCTGGCCCGGGCCGAGGCCGCTCTGGCCGGGCTCTCCGGGCGCTACCTGGAATGGGCCGCCGCCGATGCGGCCCGACTGCGCGCCTGCCTGGACGAGGCCCAGACGCCCCAGGCCGATCTGGCCCGGCTGATCCCCCGCCTGTTCACCATCAGCCACGACATGAAGGGGCAGGCCGCCACCTTCGGCTATCCCCTGGTCAGCGAACTCGGCGAGCGGCTCTGCCGGATGATCGAGGACAATCCGACCCCCGGCCCCGAGGGACTGGCCCGCCTCGCCCGTCTGGGAGAAGGCATGGCCCGGATCATCGCCGAACGCCTGGAAGGCGACGGCGGCGATGCGGGAAAAGCCCTGTTGGACGACTGCGGGTCAGAGCCCGGCCAACTCCCGTAA
- a CDS encoding response regulator, with product MGRRVCVLIIEPNAHMRRLIGTLMGAVPAHEVIEARTPQQAGPLMAEHAPHLVIMDWSDDPTEGVLFLHRLRRGEIGRADVPVLAISPTLHHAVLESAVETGIDEIIAKPISAVEIIARATDLIEQDRRRTESTEQAAE from the coding sequence ATGGGGCGGCGGGTCTGCGTCCTGATCATCGAACCGAACGCCCATATGCGGCGGCTGATCGGCACCCTCATGGGGGCCGTGCCCGCCCATGAGGTGATCGAAGCCCGGACCCCACAGCAGGCTGGGCCGCTGATGGCCGAACACGCCCCCCATCTGGTGATCATGGACTGGTCCGACGACCCGACCGAGGGCGTGCTGTTCCTCCATCGGCTGCGGCGAGGCGAGATCGGGCGCGCCGACGTGCCGGTCCTGGCCATCAGCCCCACCCTGCATCATGCCGTGCTGGAATCGGCGGTGGAGACCGGCATCGACGAAATCATCGCCAAGCCCATTTCCGCCGTTGAAATCATCGCCCGCGCCACCGACCTGATCGAACAGGATCGCAGGCGCACCGAGTCGACGGAACAGGCGGCGGAATAG
- a CDS encoding 4a-hydroxytetrahydrobiopterin dehydratase: MIARLSGSERTSALAGLAGWTEVEGRDAISRSLRFADFSEAFAFMTRIAMAAERMNHHPEWFNVWNRVDITLSTHDVGGVTQKDISLARAIDAAASHASRT, from the coding sequence ATGATCGCAAGATTGAGCGGAAGCGAGCGGACCAGCGCCTTGGCGGGGCTGGCGGGCTGGACCGAGGTCGAGGGGCGCGACGCCATTTCGCGGTCGCTGCGCTTCGCCGATTTCAGCGAGGCCTTCGCCTTCATGACCCGGATCGCCATGGCGGCCGAGCGGATGAATCATCATCCCGAGTGGTTCAATGTGTGGAATCGGGTCGACATCACCCTGTCCACCCATGATGTGGGTGGCGTGACGCAAAAGGACATCTCCCTGGCCCGCGCCATCGACGCTGCGGCCAGTCACGCAAGCCGGACTTAA
- a CDS encoding metallopeptidase family protein — protein sequence MPHHSTPPTLADLETIAQAAFADIPEELRRFAADVVIRVDDFPDEEVEREMDLESPFDLLGLYRGSAMDIHAFGGVPGDVDMIFLYRRPLLDYWCETGEDISTLVKHVLIHEIGHHFGLSDDDMQRIEDEA from the coding sequence ATGCCCCACCACAGCACGCCCCCCACCCTGGCCGACCTGGAGACCATCGCCCAGGCGGCGTTCGCCGATATCCCCGAGGAACTGCGCCGCTTTGCCGCCGACGTGGTGATCCGTGTCGACGACTTCCCCGACGAGGAGGTGGAGCGCGAGATGGATCTGGAAAGCCCCTTTGATCTGCTGGGGCTCTATCGCGGCTCGGCCATGGACATTCACGCCTTCGGCGGCGTCCCCGGCGACGTGGACATGATCTTTCTCTATCGCCGTCCGCTGCTCGACTACTGGTGCGAGACCGGCGAGGATATTTCCACCCTGGTCAAGCATGTGCTGATCCATGAGATCGGGCACCATTTCGGACTGTCCGACGACGACATGCAGCGTATCGAGGATGAAGCGTGA
- a CDS encoding Lon protease family protein has product MSKRKKAAHPESLPASALYRVCDPSLLDFTTTAELQDDGDGPGPALGQERAVEAIRFAIGMRHRGFNLFALGEEGTGRRNLILDHLGEAAAARPASDDWVYVENFAEAAKPRALRLPAGRARVLERDMAHLVEELGHALPAAFEAEDYRVRRQMIEAEAKQQRETAFTAIQEDAEAHGIALVRTPTGLGLAPSKGDEVLPPDEFKQLPEETQARLRAEMERLQQRLESTIKLVPRWDRDMRGRLRELEREVVGHAIAHLMDDLKGDWAELPEVLAYLDEVARDVALSAQDFLPESEEPERRAEGRPHGHDGRFRRYRVNVLVCREGDKGAPVVMETYPTQPNLIGRVEYIAQYGTLITDFNLIKAGSLHRANGGYLVMDALKLLMHPFAWEDLKRALRDREIRIESPGQAMGLMSTLSLEPQPIPLDLKVVLVGDPMLYYLLSHNDPEFGELFKVSADFDWRMERSETNTSLLARSVGALARKEGLRPLDRGAVARIVEQASRDVGDSTRLSTHMASLADLVREADYWAGEAGADLVVADHVERAISASTRRLDRVRDSVQQEMLAGTVHIATEGEAVGQINGLAVLELGRFSFGRPTRVTARVRFGKGDVVDIEREVQLGGPIHGKGVMILSSFLASRYAAELPLALSATLVFEQSYGGIEGDSASSTELYALLSALAEAPIRQSLAVTGSIDQFGRIQAIGGVNEKIEGFFDLCRARGLDGSHGVLIPADNVPHLMLRKDVVEAAAAGLFAVYPVENVDQGMALLTGHPAGERDGDGKFPPGSINRRVAARLGAFMRRAEELSVPRPLNGMGRNGA; this is encoded by the coding sequence GTGAGCAAACGCAAGAAAGCCGCCCACCCCGAGTCGTTGCCGGCTTCCGCCCTGTACCGGGTCTGTGATCCCTCCCTGCTTGATTTCACCACTACCGCCGAGCTGCAGGACGATGGTGACGGCCCAGGCCCCGCCCTGGGGCAGGAGCGTGCCGTCGAGGCCATTCGCTTCGCCATCGGCATGCGCCACCGTGGGTTCAACCTTTTCGCACTTGGCGAGGAGGGGACGGGACGGCGCAACCTGATCCTCGACCATCTGGGTGAGGCCGCTGCCGCCCGGCCGGCGTCCGACGACTGGGTCTATGTGGAGAATTTCGCCGAGGCCGCCAAGCCCCGGGCGCTGCGCCTGCCCGCCGGTCGGGCCCGCGTCCTGGAGCGCGACATGGCCCATCTGGTGGAGGAACTGGGCCATGCTCTGCCCGCCGCCTTCGAGGCCGAGGACTACCGGGTCCGGCGCCAGATGATCGAGGCCGAGGCCAAGCAGCAGCGCGAGACGGCCTTTACCGCCATCCAGGAAGATGCCGAAGCGCACGGTATCGCCCTGGTGCGCACTCCCACGGGCCTGGGGCTGGCGCCGTCCAAGGGGGACGAGGTCCTGCCTCCCGACGAGTTCAAGCAACTGCCGGAGGAAACCCAAGCTCGCCTTCGGGCCGAGATGGAGCGGCTGCAGCAGCGGCTGGAATCCACCATCAAGCTGGTGCCGCGCTGGGACCGCGACATGCGCGGCCGCCTGCGCGAGCTGGAGCGTGAAGTGGTGGGCCATGCCATCGCCCACCTGATGGATGACCTCAAGGGCGACTGGGCCGAACTGCCGGAGGTCCTGGCCTATCTCGACGAGGTGGCCCGCGACGTGGCGCTCAGCGCCCAGGACTTCCTGCCCGAGTCCGAAGAGCCCGAGCGGCGAGCCGAGGGACGGCCGCACGGACACGACGGACGCTTTCGCCGCTACCGGGTCAATGTGCTGGTCTGCCGCGAGGGCGACAAGGGCGCGCCGGTGGTGATGGAGACCTATCCCACCCAGCCCAATCTCATCGGCCGGGTGGAATATATCGCCCAATACGGCACCCTGATCACCGATTTCAACCTGATCAAGGCCGGCAGCCTGCACCGGGCCAATGGCGGCTATCTGGTGATGGATGCGCTGAAGCTGCTGATGCATCCCTTCGCCTGGGAGGATCTGAAGCGGGCGTTGCGCGACCGGGAAATCCGCATCGAATCGCCCGGCCAAGCCATGGGGCTGATGAGCACCCTGTCGCTGGAGCCCCAGCCCATTCCGCTGGACCTCAAGGTGGTGCTGGTCGGCGACCCCATGCTTTACTACCTGCTCAGTCACAACGATCCGGAATTCGGCGAGCTGTTCAAGGTCTCGGCCGATTTCGACTGGCGCATGGAGCGCAGCGAGACCAATACCTCCCTGCTGGCCCGCTCGGTGGGGGCACTGGCCCGCAAGGAGGGGCTGAGGCCTCTGGACCGGGGGGCGGTGGCGCGCATCGTCGAGCAGGCGTCCCGCGACGTGGGCGATTCCACCAGGCTGTCCACCCATATGGCCAGCCTGGCCGATCTGGTGCGCGAGGCCGATTACTGGGCGGGCGAGGCCGGCGCCGATCTGGTGGTGGCCGATCACGTGGAAAGGGCCATCTCGGCCTCCACCCGCCGGCTGGACCGGGTGCGCGACAGCGTTCAGCAGGAGATGCTGGCCGGAACTGTCCACATCGCCACCGAGGGCGAGGCGGTGGGCCAGATCAACGGGCTGGCGGTGCTGGAACTGGGCCGCTTTTCCTTTGGCCGCCCCACCCGGGTGACGGCGCGGGTGCGCTTTGGCAAGGGCGATGTGGTCGATATCGAGCGCGAAGTCCAGTTGGGTGGCCCCATTCACGGCAAGGGGGTGATGATCCTGTCCTCCTTCCTGGCGTCGCGCTATGCCGCCGAGCTGCCCCTGGCCCTGTCGGCCACTCTGGTGTTCGAGCAATCCTACGGCGGCATCGAGGGCGATTCCGCCTCGTCCACCGAGCTTTACGCCCTGCTGTCCGCCCTGGCCGAGGCGCCCATCCGCCAGAGTTTGGCGGTGACCGGCTCCATCGACCAGTTCGGACGCATCCAGGCCATCGGCGGCGTCAACGAGAAGATCGAGGGCTTTTTCGACCTGTGCCGCGCCCGGGGGCTGGATGGCAGCCACGGCGTGCTGATCCCCGCCGACAACGTACCGCATCTGATGCTGCGCAAGGATGTGGTCGAGGCGGCGGCGGCCGGTCTGTTTGCCGTCTATCCGGTGGAGAATGTGGACCAGGGCATGGCGCTGCTGACCGGGCATCCGGCTGGCGAGCGCGACGGCGACGGCAAGTTCCCGCCCGGTTCCATCAACCGGCGGGTGGCGGCCCGCCTGGGAGCCTTCATGCGTCGGGCCGAGGAATTGTCGGTGCCGCGCCCCCTCAACGGCATGGGCCGGAACGGAGCGTAA
- a CDS encoding extracellular solute-binding protein — protein sequence MVGRLLLLGLLLLISAGAMASELRVLTRSSYLSPELLRKFERESGITVNLTVMADHAQVMAALTGGRSGYDIAFSPDYHVGELIRGGLIERVLADRLNGFWNVEDPWRSRSFDPRNEYTIPHQWGTAAFAVDTSIHRGDIDSLRLLFEPPPEVEGRIALLDEEEMLQMALVYLGEARCTADDGKLEKAARILEPMVARNRLIPAERVMAALADPAMVLVVTWNGDAMRAREKRPSLAYAYPREGNLVWTDVVVVPRNPPNRANAMKFLTFMLQPENAALDSSFNGYASMIRGSERFLAPSVLTAPELVAPWPAKVGFLPSCGDVTQRRHEKIWGEVKARAGKPSANP from the coding sequence ATGGTCGGCCGCCTGCTTCTGCTCGGTCTGCTGCTGCTGATCTCGGCCGGCGCCATGGCCAGCGAGTTGCGGGTGCTGACCCGATCCTCCTATCTGTCGCCGGAATTGCTGCGCAAGTTCGAGCGCGAGAGCGGCATCACCGTCAATCTGACCGTGATGGCCGATCACGCCCAGGTGATGGCGGCGCTGACCGGGGGGCGGTCGGGCTACGACATCGCCTTTTCCCCCGACTACCATGTGGGCGAGCTGATTCGCGGCGGCCTGATCGAACGGGTGCTGGCCGACCGCCTCAACGGCTTTTGGAATGTGGAGGACCCCTGGCGCTCCCGGTCCTTCGATCCGCGCAACGAGTACACCATTCCCCATCAATGGGGGACCGCCGCCTTCGCGGTGGATACCTCGATCCATCGCGGCGACATCGATTCGCTGCGCCTGCTGTTCGAGCCGCCGCCCGAGGTCGAGGGACGGATCGCCCTGCTGGATGAGGAGGAGATGCTCCAGATGGCGCTGGTCTACCTGGGCGAGGCGCGCTGCACCGCCGACGACGGCAAGCTGGAGAAGGCCGCGCGGATTCTGGAGCCCATGGTGGCCCGCAACCGTCTGATACCCGCCGAGCGGGTGATGGCCGCCCTGGCCGATCCCGCCATGGTCCTGGTGGTGACCTGGAACGGCGATGCCATGCGGGCCAGGGAAAAGCGCCCCAGTCTGGCCTATGCCTATCCGCGCGAGGGCAATCTGGTGTGGACCGACGTGGTGGTGGTGCCGCGCAATCCGCCCAACCGGGCCAATGCCATGAAGTTCCTGACCTTCATGCTGCAGCCGGAGAACGCCGCCCTGGATTCCAGCTTCAACGGCTATGCCAGCATGATCCGGGGCAGCGAACGGTTTTTGGCGCCCTCGGTGCTGACCGCCCCGGAACTGGTGGCGCCCTGGCCCGCCAAGGTGGGGTTCCTTCCCTCCTGCGGCGATGTCACCCAGCGCCGGCACGAGAAAATCTGGGGCGAAGTGAAGGCGCGCGCGGGAAAACCCTCCGCCAATCCCTGA
- a CDS encoding sensor histidine kinase → MAEGGNRTLTWLGGARGHLFQVVVLGLVPAVFLGTLAIIIQLAESLSLQAAGSQVETLARMAAAIHDRGLESSREALAALATDPEDDECGSHYRHFLLAVEGHYGFLRTDPSGRAGCSIAQGTDISWLTKGPQIGRAMETGAFATGPYVQLEDGRVALPMAYPILDWLGTPRGVVATARSLDHLAKAVAPPILPDGARLLVLKSDGTVLARVPALSGDAPAITPVPELREAAARGRGGSFTAIAITGETSVFGVAPLGRMAPETMVAVTMPVEMLGGSERQFLRMAVTAFGIAGSGAVLLLWYSSRRLLFQPLGRLAGAMRRVRAGDMAARAGGGIGEVGEMGDTFDTMVGALNEREARLTESEDRFRATFEQAAVGMCHTTLDRRFIRINSRFAEMLGCAPQELIGRSASDFTHPDDRKLGLDGIDHIIQGTRESNSIEKRYLRKDGTIVWANLTVSALRRDGQVEYIIGVAEDISWRKRAEDELRAAKEQAESASRAKSDFLAGMSHELRTPLNAIIGFAETMYSQVLGPMPERYREYAGDISASGRHLLGIITDILDLAKIEAGRMELDDRPMEIAPVVDVALRLLRDRGAAAGLNLISDLPPGLPQVMADERRIRQVVINLLANAVKFTPFGGRVTVSASLTPDGGLELHVSDTGIGMTEEEAAQVIEPFVQVDARIARRHEGTGLGLPMVAAIMEMHGGAIAIASQPDAGTRVTVTFPPRRIFAVTATGR, encoded by the coding sequence ATGGCGGAGGGGGGCAACCGGACCCTGACCTGGCTGGGCGGAGCACGGGGCCACCTGTTCCAGGTGGTGGTGCTGGGCCTTGTTCCCGCAGTTTTCCTCGGCACCCTGGCCATCATCATCCAGCTGGCGGAATCCCTGTCCCTGCAGGCGGCGGGCTCCCAGGTGGAAACCCTGGCCCGCATGGCGGCCGCCATTCATGACCGCGGATTGGAAAGCTCGCGCGAGGCCCTGGCCGCCCTGGCCACCGATCCCGAAGACGACGAATGCGGCAGCCATTACCGCCACTTCCTGCTGGCCGTGGAGGGGCATTACGGCTTCTTGCGCACGGACCCGTCCGGGCGGGCGGGATGCAGCATCGCCCAGGGCACCGATATCTCCTGGCTGACCAAGGGACCGCAGATCGGCCGCGCCATGGAAACCGGAGCCTTCGCCACCGGCCCCTATGTCCAGCTCGAGGATGGGCGGGTCGCCCTGCCCATGGCCTATCCCATTCTCGACTGGCTGGGCACGCCGCGCGGCGTGGTGGCGACCGCCCGGTCGCTGGACCATCTGGCCAAGGCGGTGGCCCCGCCCATCCTGCCCGACGGGGCGCGCCTGCTGGTGCTGAAATCCGACGGCACCGTCCTGGCCCGCGTGCCCGCCCTTTCCGGTGACGCCCCGGCCATCACCCCGGTCCCCGAATTGAGGGAGGCGGCGGCAAGGGGCCGCGGCGGATCTTTCACCGCCATCGCCATCACCGGCGAGACCTCGGTCTTCGGCGTCGCCCCCCTGGGCCGCATGGCGCCCGAGACCATGGTGGCGGTGACCATGCCCGTGGAGATGCTGGGAGGGTCGGAACGCCAGTTCCTGCGCATGGCGGTCACCGCCTTCGGCATCGCCGGCTCGGGCGCCGTCCTGCTGCTGTGGTATTCCAGCCGCCGCCTGCTGTTCCAGCCCCTGGGACGGCTGGCCGGCGCCATGCGCCGGGTGCGGGCCGGCGACATGGCCGCCCGCGCCGGCGGCGGCATCGGCGAAGTGGGCGAGATGGGCGACACCTTCGACACCATGGTCGGCGCCCTGAACGAACGCGAGGCTCGGCTGACCGAGAGCGAGGACCGCTTCCGCGCCACCTTCGAGCAGGCGGCGGTGGGCATGTGCCACACGACCCTGGACCGCCGTTTCATCCGCATCAACAGCCGGTTCGCCGAGATGCTGGGCTGCGCGCCCCAGGAACTGATCGGCCGCTCCGCCAGCGACTTCACCCATCCCGACGACCGCAAGCTGGGATTGGACGGCATCGACCACATCATCCAGGGCACCCGGGAAAGCAACAGCATCGAGAAGCGCTATCTCCGCAAGGACGGCACGATCGTCTGGGCCAACCTGACCGTGTCGGCTCTGCGCCGCGACGGTCAGGTCGAGTACATCATCGGGGTGGCCGAGGATATCAGCTGGCGCAAGCGGGCCGAGGACGAACTGCGCGCCGCCAAGGAGCAGGCGGAAAGCGCCAGCCGCGCCAAGAGCGACTTCCTGGCCGGCATGAGCCACGAATTGCGGACTCCGCTCAATGCCATCATCGGGTTCGCCGAGACCATGTATTCCCAGGTCCTCGGCCCCATGCCCGAGCGCTACCGCGAATATGCCGGCGATATCTCCGCCTCGGGCCGCCATCTGCTGGGGATCATCACCGACATCCTGGATCTGGCCAAGATCGAGGCGGGCCGGATGGAGCTGGACGACCGCCCCATGGAAATCGCCCCGGTGGTCGACGTCGCCCTGCGTCTGCTGCGTGACCGCGGCGCCGCCGCCGGCTTGAATTTGATCTCCGACCTTCCCCCGGGCCTCCCCCAGGTGATGGCCGATGAACGCCGGATCCGGCAGGTGGTGATCAATCTGCTGGCCAATGCCGTCAAGTTCACGCCGTTTGGCGGCAGGGTCACCGTTTCCGCCAGCCTCACTCCCGACGGCGGGTTGGAGCTGCATGTCAGCGACACCGGCATCGGCATGACCGAGGAAGAGGCGGCCCAGGTCATCGAGCCCTTCGTCCAGGTGGACGCCCGCATCGCCCGACGGCACGAGGGCACTGGTCTGGGGCTGCCCATGGTGGCGGCCATCATGGAAATGCACGGCGGCGCCATCGCCATCGCCAGCCAGCCCGATGCCGGTACCCGGGTAACGGTGACCTTCCCACCGCGCCGCATCTTTGCCGTGACCGCGACCGGGCGCTGA
- a CDS encoding vWA domain-containing protein, whose amino-acid sequence MFLNLFLELRDAKVPVTLKEYLTLLEALAEGVAEMSVDTFYYLSRSCLVKDERNLDKFDRVFARVFNGVVGEGDELAAALKAAIPEEWLRKLAEKHLTPEEMEQIQSAGGFEKLMETLKKRLEEQKERHQGGSKWIGTAGTSPFGAYGYNPEGVRIGQHESRHRRAVKVWDERAYRNLDDGIELGTRNFRMALRRLRRFAREGAATELDLAGTITSTARAGGWLDLQMRPERHNKVKVLLLLDIGGSMDEHVRTCEELFSAVRSEFKHLEHFYFHNCPYSGLWKDNHRRHQDVTHTLDVIHTFPSDYKLIFVGDAAMSPYEITMPGGAVEEWNEEPGHVWMRRLLDQWPSAVWLNPAPQARWQWTHSTQMIQQLMDGRMFPMTLEGLDGAMRDLNRNGPRTK is encoded by the coding sequence ATGTTCCTCAACCTGTTCCTCGAACTGCGCGACGCCAAGGTGCCGGTCACCTTGAAGGAATACCTCACCCTGCTGGAGGCCCTGGCCGAAGGCGTGGCCGAGATGAGCGTCGACACCTTCTACTATCTCTCGCGCTCATGCCTGGTAAAGGACGAGCGCAACCTGGACAAGTTCGACCGGGTGTTCGCCCGCGTGTTCAACGGCGTGGTGGGGGAAGGCGACGAACTGGCCGCCGCGCTGAAGGCCGCCATTCCTGAGGAATGGCTGCGCAAGCTGGCGGAAAAGCATCTGACGCCCGAGGAGATGGAGCAGATCCAGTCGGCGGGCGGCTTCGAGAAGCTGATGGAAACCCTGAAGAAGCGGCTGGAGGAGCAGAAGGAGCGCCACCAGGGCGGCTCCAAATGGATCGGCACCGCCGGCACCTCGCCCTTCGGCGCCTATGGCTATAATCCCGAGGGTGTGCGCATCGGCCAGCACGAATCCCGGCATCGCCGCGCCGTCAAGGTCTGGGACGAGCGGGCCTATCGCAATCTCGACGACGGCATCGAGCTGGGCACCCGCAACTTCCGCATGGCGCTGCGCCGCCTGCGCCGCTTCGCCCGCGAGGGCGCCGCCACCGAGCTGGACCTGGCCGGGACCATCACCTCGACGGCGCGGGCGGGCGGCTGGCTCGACCTGCAGATGCGGCCCGAACGCCACAACAAGGTCAAGGTGCTGCTGCTGCTCGACATCGGCGGCTCCATGGACGAGCACGTGCGCACCTGCGAGGAGCTGTTCTCGGCGGTACGCTCGGAGTTCAAGCATCTGGAGCACTTCTACTTCCACAACTGCCCCTATTCCGGCCTGTGGAAGGACAATCACCGCCGCCACCAGGACGTCACCCACACCCTGGACGTCATCCATACCTTTCCGTCGGACTACAAGCTGATCTTCGTCGGCGACGCCGCCATGAGCCCCTACGAGATCACCATGCCGGGCGGCGCGGTGGAGGAGTGGAACGAGGAGCCGGGTCACGTCTGGATGCGCCGCCTGCTCGACCAATGGCCCAGCGCCGTCTGGCTCAACCCGGCGCCCCAGGCCCGCTGGCAATGGACCCACTCCACCCAGATGATCCAGCAATTGATGGACGGGCGCATGTTCCCCATGACCCTGGAAGGCCTCGACGGGGCCATGCGCGACCTGAATCGGAACGGCCCCCGCACCAAATGA
- a CDS encoding bacteriohemerythrin, translating into MSIIAWTEAMSVDNPALDKDHQKLIRMINELDQSAPDFLELFNAVLDYTTGHFDREETHLDAIGFPGLDAHRVQHDDFADQVAAMLKEYRERPFDAGDTRLKDFLWSWLKGHILIEDQRYAAWTRARGG; encoded by the coding sequence ATGAGCATCATCGCGTGGACCGAGGCCATGAGCGTGGACAACCCCGCCCTGGACAAGGACCACCAGAAGCTGATCCGCATGATCAATGAGCTGGACCAGTCGGCTCCGGACTTCCTGGAGCTGTTCAACGCCGTCCTCGACTACACCACCGGCCATTTCGACCGCGAGGAAACCCATCTGGACGCCATCGGCTTTCCCGGCCTGGACGCCCACCGCGTCCAGCACGACGACTTCGCCGATCAGGTGGCGGCCATGCTGAAGGAGTATCGCGAGCGTCCCTTCGACGCCGGCGATACGAGGCTGAAGGACTTCCTGTGGTCCTGGCTGAAGGGGCACATCCTGATCGAGGACCAGCGCTACGCCGCCTGGACCCGAGCGCGGGGCGGCTGA